The proteins below come from a single Triticum aestivum cultivar Chinese Spring chromosome 5D, IWGSC CS RefSeq v2.1, whole genome shotgun sequence genomic window:
- the LOC123121532 gene encoding subtilisin-like protease SBT1.8 — protein MQQPPRLLVLLLFCVGSSSALASGGDEGAATYIVYLNPALKPSPYATHLHWHHAHLDALSVDPERHLLYSYTTAAPSAFAARLLPSHVTELRGHPAVASVHEDVLHPLHTTRSPSFLHLPPYSAPAPNADGGSSDVIVGVLDTGVWPESPSFADAGLGPVPSRWRGSCETNATDFPSSMCNRKLIGARGFFRGFGAGGRNGSSHGTTELSSPRDHDGHGTHTASTAAGAVVADASLLGYAHGTARGMAPGARVAAYKVCWRQGCFSSDILAGMEQAIEDGVDVLSLSLGGGSYPLSRDPIAVGALAATRRGIVVACSAGNSGPAPSSLVNTAPWIITVGAGTLDRNFPAYAKLGNGETHAGMSLYSGDGLGDDKFPLVYNKGIRPGSNASKLCMSGTLDAAAVKGKVVLCDRGGNSRVEKGQVVKLAGGVGMVLANTGQSGEEVVADSHLLPAVAVGAKSGDAIRTYVESDAGAEVALSFAGTAVDVHPAPVVAAFSSRGPNRQVAQLLKPDVIGPGVNILAGWTGSVGPTGLTIDERRPAFNILSGTSMSCPHISGLAAFVKAAHPDWSPSAIKSALMTTAYTVDNTGSPLLDAAGANATATATPWSFGSGHVDPVKALSPGLVYDTSVDDYVAFLCTVGGASPRQVQAITGAPNATCQRKLSSPGDLNYPSFSVVFGLRKSRSTVRYHRELTNVGAAGAVYAAKVTGPPSIAVSVKPARLVFKKAGDKLRYTVAFKSTAEGGPMDAAFGWLTWSSGEQDVRSPISYTWGM, from the exons ATGCAGCAACCACCCcgtctcctcgtcctcctcctcttctgcgTAGGCTCCTCGTCCGCGCTCGCCTCCGGCGGGGATGAAGGCGCGGCGACCTACATTGTGTACCTGAACCCCGCGCTCAAGCCGTCGCCGTACGCCACGCACCTGCACTGGCACCATGCGCACCTCGACGCGCTCTCCGTGGACCCCGAGCGCCACCTCCTCTACTCCTACACCACGGCCGCGCCGTCTGCCTtcgccgcgcgcctcctcccgtcACATGTGACCGAGCTCCGCGGCCATCCCGCCGTCGCGTCGGTCCACGAGGACGTCCTGCACCCGCTCCACACCACGCGCTCACCTTCGTTCCTCCACCTCCCGCCGTACAGCGCTCCGGCCCCTAACGCGGACGGCGGGAGCTCCGACGTCATCGTCGGGGTGCTCGACACCGGCGTCTGGCCCGAGAGCCCCAGCTTCGCCGATGCCGGCCTCGGCCCCGTGCCGTCGCGGTGGCGCGGGAGCTGCGAGACCAATGCCACCGACTTCCCCTCCTCGATGTGCAACCGCAAGCTCATCGGCGCGCGCGGCTTCTTCCGGGGCTTCGGTGCGGGCGGCAGGAACGGCTCCTCCCACGGAACCACTGAGCTCTCGTCGCCGAGGGACCACGACGGGCACGGCACCCACACGGCGTCCACGGCGGCGGGGGCCGTGGTGGCCGACGCGAGCCTCCTCGGGTACGCCCACGGCACGGCGCGGGGCATGGCGCCCGGGGCGCGCGTCGCGGCGTACAAGGTGTGCTGGAGGCAGGGATGCTTCAGCTCGGACATACTCGCTGGCATGGAGCAGGCCATCGAGGACGGGGTCGACGTGCTCTCGCTGTCGCTGGGAGGCGGCTCGTACCCGCTCTCGCGCGACCCCATCGCCGTCGGCGCGCTGGCGGCCACCCGCCGCGGCATCGTCGTCGCGTGCTCCGCGGGGAACAGCGGCCCGGCGCCGTCGTCGCTGGTGAACACTGCCCCGTGGATCATCACCGTCGGAGCCGGCACGCTCGACCGGAACTTCCCGGCGTACGCGAAGCTCGGCAACGGCGAGACCCATGCCGGCATGTCGCTCTACTCGGGCGATGGGCTGGGTGACGACAAGTTCCCTCTGGTGTACAACAAAGGCATCCGCCCGGGCAGCAACGCGAGCAAGCTCTGCATGTCGGGCACGCTGGACGCGGCGGCGGTGAAGGGCAAGGTGGTCCTGTGCGACCGGGGCGGGAACTCGCGGGTGGAGAAGGGGCAGGTGGTGAAGCTGGCGGGCGGCGTCGGGATGGTGCTCGCGAACACCGGGCAGAGCGGCGAGGAGGTCGTGGCGGACAGCCACCTGCTCCCCGCCGTGGCCGTGGGCGCCAAGAGCGGCGATGCCATAAGGACGTACGTGGAGTCGGACGCCGGCGCGGAGGTGGCGTTGAGCTttgccggcaccgccgtcgacgTGCACCCGGCGCCGGTGGTGGCCGCGTTTAGCTCCCGTGGGCCGAACAGGCAGGTGGCGCAGCTGCTGAAGCCGGACGTGATCGGACCGGGGGTGAACATCCTGGCCGGGTGGACGGGGTCCGTCGGGCCGACTGGGTTGACCATCGACGAGCGGCGGCCGGCGTTCAACATCTTGTCAG GAACATCCATGTCGTGCCCTCACATCAGCGGGCTCGCGGCGTTCGTGAAGGCGGCGCACCCGGACTGGAGCCCTAGCGCCATCAAGTCGGCGCTCATGACCACCGCCTACACCGTCGACAACACCGGATCGCCCCTCCTCGACGCGGCCGGCGCCaacgccacggccacggccacgccatggtcCTTCGGCTCCGGCCACGTCGACCCCGTCAAGGCCCTCTCCCCGGGCCTCGTCTACGACACGTCCGTCGACGACTACGTCGCCTTCCTGTGCACCGTCGGCGGCGCCTCGCCCCGGCAGGTCCAGGCCATCACGGGGGCGCCGAACGCGACGTGCCAGCGGAAGCTGTCCAGCCCCGGCGACCTCAACTACCCGTCCTTCTCCGTCGTGTTCGGCCTCCGCAAGTCGCGCTCCACCGTCAGGTACCACCGCGAGCTGACCAACGTCGGCGCCGCCGGGGCGGTGTACGCGGCCAAGGTTACCGGCCCGCCCAGCATCGCCGTGTCCGTGAAGCCGGCCAGGCTCGTGTTCAAGAAGGCCGGGGACAAGCTCAGGTACACCGTCGCGTTCAAGTCGACGGCGGAGGGCGGCCCGATGGACGCCGCGTTCGGGTGGCTGACGTGGAGCAGCGGGGAGCAGGACGTGCGGAGCCCGATATCGTATACGTGGGGGATGTAA